GCGACGAGATCCGGCCGTCGAGATCCATGGCGGCCTCGATCCGGTCGTGGGCGTCCCGGGTTTCGATCTTCAATCGTTCGAGAAGCGTCATGACACCTCGTCCGCAGGGCGGCCCAGCTTTCCGGCGACGAACCGCTCGGCCATTCCCAACCCGTCGTGGATCAGAACGGCGAGCAGCGCAACCACCAAACCGCCCTGCAGCACGAATGCAACATTGTTGGATTGAAGGCCCGCGATGATCACTTCGCCCAATCCCTTGGCCGCCACCGTCGACCCGATGGTGGCGGTGCCGAGACTGATGATCACCGAGAGCCGGATGCCCGCGAGGATCACCGGAAGCGCGAGCGGCAGCTCCACCTGGAACAAGCGCTGGCGCGGGTTCATGCCCATGCCCTTGGCGGCTTCGAGCGTCTGCGGCGACACTTCCATCAGGCCCGTGAGCGTGTTCTCGAAGGTCGGCAGGAGCCCGTAGAGAAACAGCGCGATGAAGGTCGGCTTCTCGCCGAAGCCGACGAGCGGCACGGCGATCGCCAGAACGGCGACGGGCGGGAAGGTCTGGCCGATATTCACCAGGCTGCGCGACAGCGGCAGGAACTCGCGGCCCGAGGGCCGCGTGACGAAGATGCCGAGCCCGAGCGCCAGAATGGTGCTCGCGAGCGTCGCCAGGAACACGATGCGCAGATGCGAGAGGGTCAGGGAGAGCAGGCTGCCCTGGTTGTAGATCGCCGGCGCGCCGTTCGCGGTCAGCGGCTCGAACGCGAAGGCGAACAGCTGCGGCGCCGTGATGAAGAGCGCCAACAGCACCAGCGCCGCCGCGCGCCAGAGCAACGAACGCCCGGTCATGGAACGGACCGTCCATGCGCCACGATGCCTTGCACGCTGACGCGACCCACGAGAGCGCCCGACGTATCGGCGACGGGCAGCGTCTCCCGGCCCGACCAGATCAGCCGCGAAAGCGCATCCCGCAGGGAATCGGTGACGAGGACGGGCTCTCCCTCGGCAGCTCCGGGTTCGAGGGCCTCGCGCACCTTCAGCAGGGATAGGAGACGGAAAGGCCGCTCCGCCGTTCCCACGAGCTGCTCGACGAAGGCCTCCGCCGGTCGCGTGAGCAGCTCGGCGGGCGTCGCGTATTGCAGGAGCCGTGCCTGATCCATCACGGCGATCCTGTCGCCGAGCTGGAACGCCTCGTTCATGTCGTGCGTGACGAGAACCACCGTGGTGCCGAGACGGCGCTGGATGGCGACGAGATCGTCCTGTGCCTTGCTGCGGATGACCGGATCGAGCGCGCCGAACGGCTCGTCCATCAGCAGCACCGCGGGCTTTGCCGCCAAGGCGCGCGCGACGCCGACGCGCTGCTGCTGCCCGCCGGAGAGTTCGTGCGGGAATTTCTTCGCGAACTCCACCGGGTCGAGCTGGAACAGGTCGAGCAGTTCCTCGACGCGCGCCGCGCTCTTCCGTTTGTCCCAGCCGAGAAGACGCGGCACGGTGGCGATGTTCTCGGCGACCGTACGATGAGGAAACAGCCCGTAGCCCTGGATCACGTAGCCGATCCGGTGGCGCAGCTGATCCTCAGGGATCGCCATGGTGTCCTGGCCGTCGATGAGCACGCGGCCCTCGCTCGGTTCCACGAGCCGGTTGATCATGCGCAGCAGGGTCGACTTGCCCGCACCCGACGTGCCGACCACGACGGTGATCGTGCCCTCGTCGACCCGGAGGGACACGTCGTCGACGACGATCGTGTCGCCGTAGCGCTTGGTGAGATGCTCGATCTCGATCATGGAGTGCCCCGCCGGGTCAGATCGATGATCGCATCGAGGATGATGGCGGCGGCGAACGACAGGGCGACCGTGGGTATGGCGCCCAGGAGCACGAGGTCGATCGCCGTCTGGCCGATTCCCTGGAACACGAAGGTGCCGAAGCCCCCTCCCCCGATCAGCGCCGCCACGGTGGCCAATCCGAGGTTCTGCACCAGCACGATGCGGATGCCGGCGAGGATGACCGGCAGCGCCAGCGGCAGTTCCACCAGCCACAGGCGCTGGCGCGCGGACAATCCCATGCCCCGCGCCGCATCCGTGACAGTCGCCGGCACCTGCCGCAATCCGGTGACCGTGTTGGCGACGACCGGCAGCAGCGAATAGAGGAAGAGCGCGATGAAGGCGGGCGCGGCCCCGATGCCGCGAATGCCTAAGGCCGCCGCCAGGGGCACATGGGCCGCGAGATAACCGAGCGGCGCGATCAGGATGCCGAAGAGCGCGATGCTCGGAACCGTCTGGACGATGTTGAGCACCTGCAGGATCGCATTGCGCAGCCGCGGGACACGATGGCCGAGAATGCCCAGCGGCAGACCGACGAGGCAGGCGGCGATCATCGAGCCGAACGCCAGCCACAGATGCTCGCGCGCCTCGCGCCAGAAGGTGGCCGCCCGGCTCGCATATTCCTTGAGCAGCGAGAGGTTGTCCCAGGCTCCCGAGACGAGCAGCAGCGCGATCGCGCCCGCCGCCACCGCGAGGGCGGCGAGCCGCGCCCAGGGAGAGAGGCGCAGCCGCGTCAGCGCATCGGCCGCCAGCAGCGCGAAGGCCAGGGCCAGGAGCCAGAAGCCCAGGGACGGCGAGACACGCGCGAAAGTGTTCCCGGGCGGCGTGACGAACCCGGCCGATGATCCGACGGCGGGAAAGATCACGCACAGGCCGATGGACGCGGCAGCGAGGCGGATCAGCGGCGCGCGGACCAGGGCCGCGCACAAGGCCGTGCCGAGCGCCACCGCCATCACGCCGAGGGCGCCCGAGGACGGCAGCGCATCGACCAGCATGCGCCCCTCGCCGGCCACGATGCGGTTGGCCCGGTAGATGACGAAGGGCGAAGCGAAGAGCGCAACCAGGATCAAGATGGCGATCACGCTCCCAAGCCGATCCAGGGACAGGGAGGAACGCAACGAGGACATGCCGGGCACGGTCGTTCGGGAAGAGATCGTCGTCACAAAGTTTCCGGCCCTTATCGCAGCGTCTGGGTCATGAGAATACGGTTCACAGATCTCTCCCTCATTCCGCTTCGTCATCACCGGCCTTGTGCCGGTGATCCCGATTGTTTGAAGCGTCATCAGTGTCATTCCCGGCCGAAGCGCAGCGGAGGGGAAGGGAATCCATAGCGCGACATATGAAAGTGGATCCCCTTCCCGGCCTTTCGGCCGCCGGGATGACAGCGGAGAGCCTTTCCGTATCGGGATGGCCGGCAGGAGGCCGGCCATGACATGGAGGTCTCACTTTCGAGCCGGATACCGGGAGCAGCCTGACTGCGTCTCGGAGGAGCCCCGGTGTTTCACGGGAAACGCCTTCACCGGCTGAAACCACGACCTCAGATCACTTCAAAAAGCCCTTGGACTTCAGGTAATCCGTCGCCACCGCCTTGGCGGGCTCGCCACCGACCTGGACGCGGGCGTTGAGGCCCTGGAGCGTGGTGAGGTCGAGGGATGCGAAGACGGGCTTCAGGATCTCGGCGATCTTCGGGTTCTCCTTCAGGGCGGATTCGCGGATGATCGGCGCCGGGGCATAGACCGGCTGCACGTTCTTGTCGTCTTCCAGCACCGTGAGACCCGACGGGGCGATGCCGCCGTCGGTGCCGTAGACCATGGCCGCGTTGGCCCCGTTGGTCTGCTCGGCCGCCGCCTTGATGGTGGCCGCCGTGTCGCCGCCGGAGAGCACGATGAGCTGTTCCGGCTTCATCTTGAAGTTATAGGTCTTCTGGAAGGCCGGCAGGGCCGCATCCGAGTTCACGAATTCGGCGGAGGCGGCCAGCACGACCTTGCCGCCCTTCGTGACCCACTGGCCGAACTCGGACAGGGTCTTCAGCTTGTTGGAATCGGCCACGTCCTTGCGCAGGGCGATGGCCCAGGTGTTGTTGGCCGGCGAGGGATCGAGCCAAACGATCTTGTTGGCATCGTAATCGAGCTTCTTGGCCGTCTCGAAGCCCTTGGCCGCGTCCTTCCAGACCGGATCGTCCGCCTTGTTGAAGAAGAAGCCCGCATTGCCGGTATATTCGGGATAGATGTCGATCTCGCCCGCCGTGATCGCTTTGCGCACCACAGGGGTCGCGCCGAGCTGGATCCGGTCCTGCGTCTTGATGCCGTTGGCCTCGAGGGTCAGCAGGATGATGTTGCCCAGGACCGAGCCTTCCGTGTCGATCTTCGACGAGACGACCACGTCGGCCCTGGCGGCGCCCGCCCCAGCGAGCGCCAGCGCGGCGGCAAAGGTGAGCGATGTGAGGACGGTCTTCATGCGAAACCCCTTGAGAAACCTTGCCCGGCTGGTTTTAGGACAGCCGGACCGTTAGGGCAGGGGGGAGCGTCATGAAGAATGAAGCCGGAGCACAAAAACTTCGCGGACCGGCAAAAGATCCCGCCGAAGGAATTTTCATCCTCCGGCGGGGCGACCGTTCTAGCGGCCCCGGCGTATCGTGCGGAAAAGTGGTGCCGGTTTTCCGCTCCAGACGATACGCCCAGCTAAAAGAAGCATCGGATGGATCCCAAAAGTGCAAGTCCACTTTTGGTCCGATCCTTGGGCCTCTCAGGCGCTCAGGGTCGACGGAGGCTCCTGGGCGATGGTGAAGCGGACCTGGGCCTGGGGGCGATGGTCCTCGGACAGGGTGCGCCAGGTGCGCTCGGCCTCGGTGCGGCTGTCGAAGGGGCCGACGACCCGCTCGGTGCCCTGGACGATGGTCTCGCAGTCGCAGGAGGTGTACTCGCCGCCGACCACCCAGAAACGTGACTTCATCATATCGGTCTCCATTGGTGCAAAGGGTTCGAGGTGTTGCGTTACTCGGCCGCCTGGAGCTTGGCCGATGTCTGGAACTGCGCGGTCTCGGTGGATTCCGCCATCGCCGTGGTGGAGGACTTGCCGCCGGTGATGACCACCGAGACCTGATCGAAATAGCCGGTGCCGACTTCGCGCTGGTGGCGGGTGGCCGTGTAGCCGTCGGTCTCGGCGGCGAATTCGCGGGCCTGGAGCTCGGAATAGGCGCCCATGCCCCGGTCGCGATAGCCGCTCGCCAGATCGAACATGCCGTAATTGAGCTGATGGAACCCCGCGAGCGTCACGAACTGGAACTTGTAGCCCATGGCGCCGAGTTCGCGCTGGAACCTGGCGATGGTGGCGTCGTCCAGCTTCTTCTTCCAGTTGAAGGAGGGCGAGCAGTTATAGGCCAGGAGCTTGCCCGGATAGCGCTTGTGGATCGCTTCCGCGAACTTGCGCGCATCGTCGAGATCCGGGTGCGAGGTCTCCCACCACAGCAGGTCGGCGAGTTCCGCGTAAGCCAGGCCGCGGGCGATGCAATGGTCGAGGCCGGTGCCGTCTTTCAGGCGGTAGAACCCTTCCGGGGTGCGGCTGTCGGGTTCGATGAAGGGCCGGTCGCGCTCGTCCACGTCGGAGGTGATGAGCTTGGCCGATTCCGCGTCGGTGCGGGCCATGATCAGGGTCGAGGTGCCCATCACGTCGGCGGCGAGCCGCGCCGCGATCAGGTTGCGCTCATGGGCGGAGGTCGGGATCAGCACCTTGCCGCCGAGATGGCCGCATTTCTTCTCCGAGGCGAGCTGGTCCTCGAAATGCACGCCCGCAGCGCCGGCCTCGATATAGGCCTTCATGATCTCGAAGGTATTGAGCGGGCCGCCGAAGCCGGCCTCCGCGTCGGCCACGATGGGCAGGAACCAGTCGCGCTTGGCACCGCCCTCCGCATGCTCGATCTGGTCGGCCCGCTGGAAGGTGCGGTTGATGCGCCGGCACAGTTCGGGGCCGGAATTGGCCGGGTAGAGCGACTGGTCCGGGTACATGGCGCCGGCCACGTTCGAATCCGCCGCCACCTGCCAGCCGGAGAGATAGATCGCCTCGAGCCCGGCGCGGGCCATCTGCATGGCCTGGTTGCCCGTCATGGCGCCGAGCGAATGGACGTAGGGGCGCTCGTGCAGGAGCTGCCACAGGCGCTGGGCTCCGCGCTCGGCCAGCGTGTGGGCGATGGGGAAGGAGCCGCGCAGCCGGGCCACGTCCTCGGCCGAATAAGGCCTGCGGATACCGTCGAAGCGCCCCTCGGGAGCGGCGGGGATCAGGTTCTGCAGGGAACCCGGGTTCGGCTGGCTGGTCATGGCGGTCCTTTCTTTTACATTTCTTGACAAAACTTTCCTGCGGGCCAGAATTGTTGCAGAGCAGCAGGACGTCTTGATTGCATAATCCGCGAAGAACCGATTGTTTCAACGCCGGATTTCAAAAGAAAAGTCGCCTTGTAAAGCTTTGACTCAGCTGGTCGTGTAAACTTGTAAAAAGATTTACAATATGGATGAGAGCAGAAAGCTTTTCGTAGGACCCCGCCTCAAGCGGCTGCGGCGGGAGCTCAACATGAGCCAGTCCCGCATGGCCGAGGAGCTCGGGCTCTCCCCGAGCTACCTGAACCTGATGGAGCGTAACCAGCGCCCGATCACCGCCCAGGTGCTGATCCGCCTCGCCCATGCCTATCAGCTCGACCCGCGCGAATTCGCCAACGACGATCACGAGCGCACCGTCTCGGAGCTGGAGGAGGTCTTCGCCGACCCGCTCTTCCGGTCCACCCCGGTGGCCCGGCTCGAGCTGCGCGAGACCGTGGAGAGCGCCCCGTCCCTGGTCGATGCCATCAACCGGCTCTACCGGGCCTATCAGGCCCTGCGCGGCGCCCGCGAGGCCGTGACCCCGAGCCTCAGCGACCGGGACCGGGCGGAGGACGCGCCCCAGGTCAACCCGGTCGACCGGGTCAGGGAGCTGATCCACGAGGCCAAGAACCACTTCGCCGAGCTGGACGAGGCCGCCGAGGCCCTGGCGTCGGACCTCGCCCTGACCGGCCACGAGCCCTTCTTCGCGATCGGCGAGCGCCTGCATGCCCGGCACGGGATCCGCGTACGCGTCATGCCCATCGACGTGATGCCGGATTCGCTCCGCCGCTACGACCATCACCGGCGCCAGCTCCTGATATCCGAATTGGTCGATCCCTCTGGCAGGACCTTCCAGGCCGCCTACCAATTGGCCTTCACCGAGATGCGCGAGACCATCGACGCCCTCGCGGCCCGTCTCGAGCCCATGGACGGGCCCGCCCGGCGGCTGCTGCGCGTCTCCTTCGGCAATTACTTCGCCGGCGCCCTCATGATGCCCTACGGCAAATTTCATGCGGCCGCGGAAGCACTCGGCTACGACGTGGAGGTGCTGGGCGCCCGCTTCGGCGCGAGCTTCGAGCAGGTGGCGCACCGGCTCACGACGCTGGCCCGCCCCGGCGCCCGGGGCATCCCGTTCTTCCTGGTGCGGGTGGATTCCGCCGGCAACGTGTCGAAGCGCTTTTCCTCCGGCCGTTTCCCGTTCTCGCAGTTCGGCGGCACCTGCCCGCTCTGGAACCTGCATTCCACCTTCCGGACCCCGGGGCAGGTGGCCACGCAGGTGATCGAGCTGCCGGATTCCTCGCGCTGGTTCTCCATCGCCCGCACGGTCAAGCGCGCCTTCAACCCCTGGGGAGCCCCCGATCCGCAATTCGTCGTGGGCCTCGGCTGCGAACTGAAATACGCCCACCGCCTGGCCTATGCACGGGGCCTCGACCCGTCCTCGGCGGAAGCGACCCCCATCGGCATCAATTGCCGCCTGTGCGAACGCGTCGCCTGCCCGCAGCGCGCCGCCCCGCCCCTCATGCACGCCCTGATCGTCGACGAGATGAAGCGCGGCGTCTCGCCTTTCGAGTTCGACGCGACGTGATCTTCAGGCCCGCAGACGCTTCGGCATGGGATCGTCCAGCCAATGGTCGAGGAACCGGTCGAGCCAGCGGGAGACATGGGGATCGTGCTGGAAGCGTCCGGCAATCTGACGGACCCGATCCTGAGCGCCCGGCATTTTCAGCCGCTCCTCGGCATGAACCGTCCAGCGACACATCATCGCGTGGGTGACCTCCGGATGGAACTGGAGGCCGAAGGCCTTCTCGCCGACCCGGATCGCCTGGGTCGGAAAATCGTCACCGGTCGCCAGGGTCTCGGCGCCGGCAGGGCAGTCGAAGCCTTCCCGGTGCCAATGATAGACATGGCTTGGCCAGGGCACGCCCCAATCCTCGCTCAGGGTCTCGCCGGCAGCCGTCGGCAGCAGGGGATAATAGCCGATCTCGGCCCGGCCCTCGGGATGGGCCCAGACGCGGCCGCCGAGATGCTTCGCCATCATCTGGGCACCCAGGCAGAGACCGAGATAGGGCTTGTTCTCCTTGAGCGGCACCTCGATCCAGTCGATCTCGGTCTTGAGGAAATCGTCCGGGTCGTTGGCGCTCATCGGTCCGCCGAAGATCACCGCTCCCGTATGCCCGGCCAGCGTCTCGGGCAGCGGATCGCCGAAGCGAGGGCGGCGGATGTCGAGCCGGTAGCCGCGCTCCAGAAGCAGGCGCCCGACCCTTCCGGGCGTCGAATGTTCCTGGTGCAGGACGATGAGAACGGGTGCTTTGGGAGGCCGCCTAGGCATGGCTTCGATCCGATGCGGAGGCGATCATGACGAGACAGGAGCAAACGCGCGAGAACATAAGCCGATTATTCGGGATAAGATGCCTTCTCCGCAAGGGGTGTCTGTGGCCGGTATCGTCGCAATTCCGAAGCCGGGAGACGGTCGAGTAGGACCTAGGCAAAGGCCTGCCATCGCTCTATGATCGGTCAAGAACGATATCACGGCCCAAACCGGTTTTTGCACGGATGCGCAAAAGTGATAGAAGCGCCTGATTCCAGTCTTGAAGTCTGGAAGATCCGGCGCATCTTGTTCCGTGTTTTGCTGAGTGATGAGCCAGCATCCCAGCGTGATAGAAAGTGAACCCGTGACCGACAGCGTAACGAGCGATGGAGATCTCAACGGCCTGCGTATCCTCGTCGTCGAGGACGAAGCCGCCATCTCCCTGCTCCTGGAAGACATGCTCCTCGATTTCGGCTGCGAGGTGATCGGCCCGGCAGCCCGCCTGTCGGCGGCTCTCGATGCCGTGGCGCGCGAGCAGGTCGATCTGGCCATCCTCGACGTGAATGTCGCCGGTGAGCCCATCTATCCGGTTGCCGAAGCCCTGGCGCAGCGTTCGATCCCCTTCGTCTTCTCGACCGGCTACGGCAGCGCGGGAATTCGCGACACCTTCCGCGACCGTCCCGTCCTGCAGAAGCCCTTTGCCCAGCACGATCTGAAGCAGAAACTGCTGATCGCCTGCGGAAAGACGGCTTGAAGACGGCCTTGCTTCATCGATTTGGCATCTAAATCTGTGGCGTGAATGTCGCAATCGTTCACGCTGTGCTGCAAAACACATCGTTCGCGCTGTGAATCGGCTTTGTTCCCAGGGACTTCCTGCTAAGCTCTAGTAACGTTAGAGCAGGTAACCCTTCGATCGAGCCGGTTCTCCATGTCTTTTCGATCCGTCAGGCTTCTGGCCGCCACAAGCGTCCTGGCGCTTTCCTTTGCTGCCGCGCAGGCTCAAGCTCCCCTGCCGCGTCAGGCGCCAGCAGCAGGCGCTATCGTGGCGGCCAAGGGCGGCGAGGAGATGCGCTTCGTGCGCGAGGATCTCTGGCGCGCCGCCCAGCTGCAGCAGAGCCTCGTCGGCGGCGACACCCTGCGCACCAACGCCATCGGCAACCTGGCGATCCTGTTCAACGACCAGACCCAGATCCGCGTCGGGCGCAACTCGACCCTGACCGTCAACGACGTGGCGAGCGGCCCCGCCGACGCGACCCAGCTCAGCCTCCAGGGCGGCAATATCTGGGCGCGCGCAGCTCGCGGCGGCTCGGGCGTCGACGTCAAGACGCCGGCGGCGGTGGCGGCCATCCGCGGCACCGACTGGTCCCTGGCCGTGGACGGCGCGGGCAAGACCTCCCTGGTCGTGCTCGAAGGCGTCGTCGAGATCAAGAACCCGCAAGGCGCGGTGACGGTGCGCCAGGGCGAGGGAGCCGTGGCGGCCGTCGGTCAGGCGCCGACGAAATTCGTTCTCGTCAGCCCGAACGACCGCGAGCAGATGCTCTTCTACATGTCGATGCGCGAGGTGTTCATCAATCTGCCGACGACGACGCTGGATAACAGGCGGTTCGAGGCCGAAAGCTCCAGGATCGAGGCCCTGACTTCCGCACGCCGCACGACGGAAGACTGGCTCACCCTGGCCGAGAGCCTCATGAGCGCCGGCAACAGGCGCGCGGCGGAAGCTCCTCTCGCGGAAGCCCGAAATCGCCCGATGACCAGGGCGCAGCGGGCCCGGGCCGATTATCTCGAAGCTCTCATAGCCGGCGCGGACCGCCGTTGGCAGGATGCGATCAGGCTGTTCGAGCGCGCGAAGCCGGGCCTCGATTCCCGACGGCGCGGCTGGGCCGAGTATGGCCGCTATGCGGCCGCCTCCCTGGCGGATCCGAAGCGTGTACGACCGGCCCCGAATGTTCCCGTCAGGGATCCCAGGACGGCGGAAATCAAGGCCTATCTCACGGGCTTCCGCCAGGATCTCAAAGCCGCCGCCGCCGAGGCCGCAGCGTCCGAGAAGTTGTTTCCGAAAGATGCCGGGCTGGCCATCCTCTCGGCCTCCCTGGCACAGGATCTCGACCATCGCGAGGGCATGTACGCGGCTTACGAACGCGCCAAGGCCATCGATCCCACGGATCCGGACGTGGTGGCCTTCGGAGCGACGATCAAGGCGGATTACGCCCGCGACATCGATGGAGCACTGGCCGATCTCTACAGGGTCGTGAAGACCGAGCCGAATTTCTCGCTCCTCAATCAGATCGGCCTGCTCGAACAGGGCCGGGGCGCCTTCGTCGAGGCCGAGGCGGCCTTCCGGCGAGCCATCGAGATGGAGCCGCAGAACCCGATTCCCTACGTCAACCTGGCCATCCTTCTCCTCGATCAGAGCCGGGTGGAAGAGGCAGGCACGCTCATCGACAAGGCGCTGGCGCTCGATCCGCCCACGGCCTACTCGGCCCGCGGGCGCTATCTTCTGCAGAAGGGCAAGATGGCCCAGGCCATCGAGTCCCTGCTGGCCGGATCCGCCGTCAACCCGGCCCGTTCGAACGATCAACTCATCGTGGCGGACGCCTACTTCCAGAACGGCGATTACGAGCTCGCCTGGCAGACGCTCGACAATGCCGACCGGCTCGATCCCAGGGCCCCCATCGTGCCCATCCTGCGCACGGCTTTCGCCCTCGATCTCTACATGGCCGACGACGCGATCCTCGCCGCGCGCGAGGCCCTGCGGCGCTACCGGGACCGTGGCGGGGATTATGCGGGTCTGTCGGTCACCAAGCAGACCGGCTCATACCCGGTGGAGGCCTACCGCTTCATCAACCTGCATGACTGGGCGCGCTTCTACGCCGACCGGACCTTCGACCCCTTCGAGGCGCAGGGCTATTTCGACCAGGCAATCGCCAGCAGGCCGGGCCTGTTCCCAACGGAGCCGACCCTCGATGCGGCGGAAGGCACGGACCTCAACAGCGCAGCCCTGAACCTCTCCGTTCAGGGATTGCTCCTCGACCCCCTGGCTGTGTCCGGCCGCATCGGGCGCTTTGACCCCATCCGCAGACCGTTTCTCGATATGGAGATCGGCGGCGGCCCTGTGGTGCGCGGCGGCAAGGTCGGCTGGAACGCGGGCGTGCTGGTCAACGGCTTCTCCAACGAGCCGGTGCCGACGAGCTTCAGCGTCTCCGCGAGCGGCGGCGAGGCCAAGGGCAACCTGACGGCCGACAACGAGAACGCGAAAGGCATCACGCTCAGCATCGGCTCGGCTCCGAGCGCGGCCGACCGGTTCATGTTCATGGGCTGGGCGACCGAGGGCAGGCCGGGCCTGACGGATGTGAACCGGTTCGACCTCACCCAGCATATCGAGCGCGACGAGACGACTCTTTTCGGCGTGGCCGGCTGGAGCCACACGTTCGGCTACCGGAACGTCCTCTCGACGGCGGTTTTCGCGACGCGGAATGATACTCTTGATCGTGGAGAGGAATGGGATTACCGGAAATTCCCCTCCGTTCAGACTCTCTGGCAGGAGAAGCAGCGCGTCGACGGCGTCGTCGGAGCGGTGAGTCATGCCATCGGGATCGGCGACTTCAACCTGCGTTATGGCCTGGAAGCTCAAGCAGGTCAGTTGAGATACAGCGGCGTCAGCAAGAGTTACCAATATTGGTTCTCGGGACCAGAGGATTATCTGCAGGACGCGACGGCCTTCGACAGCCCCTTCCGGGGCGGCCGTGCCTATGCCGATCTGTCGTGGCGCCCGAACGACAGGTTCGAGGCCCAGGCCGGCATCCATCGCACCTTCCTCGACGTGAAGAACGCCGACCCCGATGTCTGGGTGTCGCCCCGCTTCGGGATCGGCGTGTCTCCGTTTGAAGGGCAATGGCTGCGCGCAGCCTATATCGAGAATGCCGACACCTATCTGGGCTACTCGCTTGCGCCCACG
This region of Microvirga mediterraneensis genomic DNA includes:
- a CDS encoding FecR domain-containing protein → MSFRSVRLLAATSVLALSFAAAQAQAPLPRQAPAAGAIVAAKGGEEMRFVREDLWRAAQLQQSLVGGDTLRTNAIGNLAILFNDQTQIRVGRNSTLTVNDVASGPADATQLSLQGGNIWARAARGGSGVDVKTPAAVAAIRGTDWSLAVDGAGKTSLVVLEGVVEIKNPQGAVTVRQGEGAVAAVGQAPTKFVLVSPNDREQMLFYMSMREVFINLPTTTLDNRRFEAESSRIEALTSARRTTEDWLTLAESLMSAGNRRAAEAPLAEARNRPMTRAQRARADYLEALIAGADRRWQDAIRLFERAKPGLDSRRRGWAEYGRYAAASLADPKRVRPAPNVPVRDPRTAEIKAYLTGFRQDLKAAAAEAAASEKLFPKDAGLAILSASLAQDLDHREGMYAAYERAKAIDPTDPDVVAFGATIKADYARDIDGALADLYRVVKTEPNFSLLNQIGLLEQGRGAFVEAEAAFRRAIEMEPQNPIPYVNLAILLLDQSRVEEAGTLIDKALALDPPTAYSARGRYLLQKGKMAQAIESLLAGSAVNPARSNDQLIVADAYFQNGDYELAWQTLDNADRLDPRAPIVPILRTAFALDLYMADDAILAAREALRRYRDRGGDYAGLSVTKQTGSYPVEAYRFINLHDWARFYADRTFDPFEAQGYFDQAIASRPGLFPTEPTLDAAEGTDLNSAALNLSVQGLLLDPLAVSGRIGRFDPIRRPFLDMEIGGGPVVRGGKVGWNAGVLVNGFSNEPVPTSFSVSASGGEAKGNLTADNENAKGITLSIGSAPSAADRFMFMGWATEGRPGLTDVNRFDLTQHIERDETTLFGVAGWSHTFGYRNVLSTAVFATRNDTLDRGEEWDYRKFPSVQTLWQEKQRVDGVVGAVSHAIGIGDFNLRYGLEAQAGQLRYSGVSKSYQYWFSGPEDYLQDATAFDSPFRGGRAYADLSWRPNDRFEAQAGIHRTFLDVKNADPDVWVSPRFGIGVSPFEGQWLRAAYIENADTYLGYSLAPTTTVGLIPNDTPASGPTKSLVLRWDAEWTPHVFTALEYQRQSLNDLNVPRINTLESFDDIEKARAEWLAATINVWLGHGIGVFGTVGGATSKILATSADVEGGVGEPVPYVPERFARFGMTFVHPSRLRFTLTQNYIGERSGSYYNDRLDAYWTTDAAITWETPDRRFQVGVTALNLFDQRYDFGFDIPAPGRTVAASVKARF